Proteins from a genomic interval of Arachis hypogaea cultivar Tifrunner chromosome 10, arahy.Tifrunner.gnm2.J5K5, whole genome shotgun sequence:
- the LOC112715089 gene encoding uncharacterized protein At4g29660, whose amino-acid sequence MASYLWRKYADYLYTKWEKTFLWDMVAPYRRPKSFTPLVTIYIAAFYTGVVGAAITEQLHKEKYWEEHPGRVVPLMEPKFYWGPWRIMRGDVPSPPPSQ is encoded by the exons ATGGCAAGCTACTTGTGGAGAAAATATGCAGACTACTTGTACACAAAATGGGAGAAAACCTTTCTTTGGGACATGGTGGCGCCTTATAGAAGGCCCAAATCCTTTACACCTTTAGTCACAATTTATATAGCTGCTTTCTACACTGGAGTTGTTGGGGCTGCCATCACTGAACAACTCCACAAG GAAAAGTATTGGGAAGAGCATCCAGGCAGAGTTGTGCCTCTCATGGAACCAAAGTTTTATTGGGGTCCGTGGAGGATTATGCGAGGAGACGTACCATCTCCACCACCATCTCAATGA